A single genomic interval of Tsukamurella paurometabola harbors:
- the alr gene encoding alanine racemase, with product MKTSIPATGLERLTAQIDLGTIAHNTRIVADHAPGAAVMAVLKADAYGHGALQVARAVLAGGATEIGVTTVDEAVALREGGVTAPLLSWLSTSGFERAIDADVRIGVSSPRQLAAVVAAARTVGRPAIVHAKVDTGLNRNGVAPDEWPALREGLIAAERDGTVELQGLFTHLAHGDEPEHPFLDVQRDALAATVADARAHGLTPTQVHAANSAATLTRPDLHFDLVRPGIALYGGVPVPGRDFGLRPALTFAAPVILVKRLRKGDGVSYGHTWIAPRDTVVGLIPAGYADGVWRPLSGRIEVAIGGRRFPQVGRVCMDQSVIDLGPDGGGVSEGDTAVLFGDAPGADVAADWAEKVGTIDYEILTGVRGRAVRTYTGEQ from the coding sequence ATGAAGACATCGATTCCCGCGACCGGGCTGGAGCGGCTGACCGCGCAGATCGACCTCGGCACGATCGCGCACAACACGCGGATCGTGGCGGACCACGCCCCCGGCGCCGCCGTGATGGCCGTGCTCAAAGCCGACGCCTACGGTCACGGCGCCCTGCAGGTCGCGCGGGCGGTCCTCGCCGGCGGCGCCACCGAGATCGGGGTGACCACGGTCGACGAGGCGGTTGCGCTCCGCGAGGGCGGCGTCACCGCGCCACTGCTCAGCTGGCTCAGCACGAGCGGCTTCGAGCGGGCCATCGACGCCGACGTGCGGATCGGTGTCAGCTCGCCGCGGCAACTGGCCGCCGTCGTGGCCGCGGCGAGGACCGTCGGCCGGCCCGCGATCGTCCACGCGAAGGTCGACACCGGCTTGAACCGCAACGGCGTCGCGCCGGACGAGTGGCCGGCCCTGCGCGAGGGCCTGATCGCGGCGGAGCGGGACGGCACCGTCGAACTGCAGGGTCTCTTCACGCACCTCGCGCACGGCGATGAGCCGGAACACCCCTTCCTCGACGTGCAGCGCGACGCCCTGGCCGCCACCGTCGCCGATGCTCGCGCGCACGGATTGACGCCCACGCAGGTGCACGCCGCGAACTCGGCCGCGACGCTCACGCGCCCGGACCTGCATTTCGACCTCGTGCGTCCGGGGATCGCGCTCTACGGCGGAGTGCCGGTGCCCGGCAGGGACTTCGGGTTGCGGCCCGCACTGACCTTCGCCGCGCCCGTCATCCTGGTCAAGCGGCTCCGTAAGGGCGACGGGGTGAGCTACGGCCACACCTGGATCGCGCCGCGCGACACCGTCGTCGGGCTGATACCCGCGGGCTACGCCGACGGCGTGTGGCGCCCCCTGAGCGGCCGCATCGAGGTGGCGATCGGCGGGCGGCGGTTCCCGCAGGTGGGCCGGGTCTGCATGGACCAGAGCGTGATCGACCTCGGGCCCGACGGTGGCGGGGTGTCCGAGGGCGACACCGCCGTGCTGTTCGGCGACGCTCCCGGTGCCGATGTCGCCGCCGACTGGGCCGAGAAGGTCGGCACCATCGACTACGAGATCCTCACCGGCGTCCGCGGGCGCGCCGTCCGGACGTACACGGGGGAGCAGTGA
- a CDS encoding alpha/beta fold hydrolase produces the protein MNDDRGRIHIPARPPGPALLAGLGTGVAVAALTGIAAAARALGVRGAGEDPVSPDDLVFRADRESIVMSTDGVPLHVREVGPRSAPVTVLFVHGFTLRTASWVLVRNELRARWGDDVRMVFPDCRGHGDSGGCTPEQSTVALLGDDIATLLRALVPEGPVVLAGHSMGGMAICGFATGHPELVGTRVVGAALLGTASHALTDAGLAAALRNPVLDVVRTAIRFLPSVVGRGREVIKPIATPFVTAGAYAPGDRSATMTDFSSTMSLSAPLGTYAGFMPALEDYDERAALPVLRRIATSVVCGDHDWMTPLGKSAALAEELDSELIVLADTGHMLILESAPRVARAIADLVARVTR, from the coding sequence GTGAACGACGACCGCGGCCGTATCCACATCCCCGCGCGCCCGCCAGGGCCGGCGCTGCTTGCCGGGCTCGGCACGGGGGTCGCGGTCGCCGCGCTGACGGGGATCGCCGCCGCCGCAAGGGCTCTCGGCGTGCGCGGCGCGGGCGAGGATCCCGTCTCGCCCGACGATCTGGTGTTCCGGGCCGACCGGGAGTCGATCGTCATGAGCACCGACGGGGTGCCGCTGCACGTCCGTGAGGTCGGCCCCCGGTCCGCCCCGGTGACGGTGCTCTTCGTGCACGGCTTCACGCTGCGCACGGCGTCGTGGGTGCTCGTGCGGAACGAGCTGCGGGCCCGATGGGGCGACGACGTGCGGATGGTCTTCCCGGACTGCCGCGGCCACGGCGATTCCGGTGGCTGCACGCCGGAACAGAGCACCGTCGCGCTGCTCGGCGACGACATCGCCACCCTCCTGCGCGCCCTGGTCCCCGAGGGGCCGGTCGTGCTCGCCGGGCACTCGATGGGCGGCATGGCGATCTGTGGTTTCGCCACCGGGCACCCCGAGCTGGTCGGCACGCGGGTGGTGGGCGCCGCGCTGCTCGGCACCGCCTCGCACGCGCTCACCGATGCGGGACTGGCCGCGGCGCTGCGCAACCCGGTGCTCGACGTGGTGCGCACCGCGATCCGCTTCCTGCCCTCGGTGGTGGGCCGCGGTCGCGAGGTGATCAAGCCGATCGCGACGCCGTTCGTGACGGCGGGCGCGTACGCGCCCGGTGACCGGAGCGCCACGATGACGGACTTCTCGTCGACGATGAGCCTGTCCGCGCCTCTCGGCACCTACGCGGGGTTCATGCCCGCGCTGGAGGACTACGACGAGCGGGCCGCGCTGCCGGTGCTCCGCCGGATCGCGACGTCGGTGGTGTGCGGCGACCACGACTGGATGACGCCCTTGGGCAAGTCCGCGGCGCTCGCGGAGGAGCTCGACTCCGAGCTCATCGTGCTCGCCGACACCGGGCACATGCTGATCCTCGAGTCCGCGCCGCGGGTGGCGCGGGCCATCGCCGACCTCGTGGCGCGGGTGACCCGGTGA
- the tsaE gene encoding tRNA (adenosine(37)-N6)-threonylcarbamoyltransferase complex ATPase subunit type 1 TsaE: MSGGVRGDDARGERVLPEVEDTEALGRELAAGLAAGDLVILDGPLGAGKTALTRGIAAGLGVTGRVSSPTFIIAREHRPGEPGGPGLVHVDAYRLGGLDELDALDLDTDLEDCVVVVEWGEGVAERLADRHLMVRLRRAEGTDVRTVTWEWVDGA; the protein is encoded by the coding sequence GTGAGCGGCGGGGTGCGCGGCGACGATGCCCGCGGCGAGCGGGTCCTGCCCGAGGTGGAGGACACCGAGGCCCTCGGCCGGGAACTCGCCGCCGGTCTCGCCGCCGGCGATCTCGTCATCCTGGACGGCCCGCTCGGGGCCGGCAAGACCGCGCTGACCCGCGGAATCGCCGCCGGCCTCGGCGTCACGGGGCGCGTCTCGTCGCCGACGTTCATCATCGCCCGCGAACACCGGCCCGGCGAGCCCGGCGGCCCGGGCCTCGTCCATGTGGACGCCTACCGTCTCGGCGGACTCGACGAGCTGGACGCCCTCGACCTCGACACCGATCTCGAGGACTGCGTCGTCGTCGTGGAGTGGGGCGAGGGCGTGGCCGAACGCCTCGCCGACCGGCACCTGATGGTGCGCCTGCGGCGCGCCGAGGGCACGGACGTCCGCACCGTCACCTGGGAGTGGGTCGACGGGGCCTGA
- a CDS encoding 4a-hydroxytetrahydrobiopterin dehydratase → MSENTDPLPDWAPLVRGLHTRFRTRDFTAGLELVTAFAAEAEAANHHPDLTLRYGTVDVLLYSHDAGGVTDRDRRLAARFSEIAREREITANPGESSVVELGLDTADAAEIAPFWSAVLGAEVQSGIEGVEVRTHGADAILWFQHTDPHETPRQRFHLDVWVDPREARGRIDAALAAGGRLVSDAHAPSFWVLADAQGNHACICTVAGRD, encoded by the coding sequence ATGAGCGAGAACACCGATCCCCTCCCCGACTGGGCGCCGCTCGTCCGCGGCCTGCACACCCGATTCCGCACCCGCGACTTCACCGCCGGCCTCGAGCTGGTCACCGCGTTCGCCGCCGAGGCGGAGGCCGCGAATCACCACCCGGACCTCACACTGCGGTACGGCACCGTCGACGTGCTGCTCTACAGCCACGACGCCGGCGGCGTCACCGACCGCGACCGGAGGCTCGCGGCCCGGTTCTCCGAGATCGCCCGCGAGCGCGAGATCACCGCGAACCCCGGGGAATCCTCGGTGGTCGAGCTGGGCCTCGACACCGCCGACGCCGCGGAGATCGCGCCGTTCTGGTCGGCTGTGCTCGGTGCCGAGGTGCAATCCGGAATCGAGGGCGTGGAGGTCCGCACCCACGGCGCGGACGCGATCCTGTGGTTCCAGCACACCGACCCGCACGAGACGCCACGACAACGGTTCCACCTCGACGTCTGGGTCGATCCGCGGGAGGCACGCGGCCGCATCGACGCCGCCCTCGCGGCGGGCGGCCGCCTGGTGTCGGACGCGCACGCGCCCAGCTTCTGGGTGCTCGCGGACGCCCAGGGCAATCACGCGTGCATCTGCACGGTCGCCGGGAGGGACTGA
- a CDS encoding alpha/beta fold hydrolase, with product MSLASLPTGTVDFHVYGPETSEHPAVLFVHGAVVDLQLWDRVAGTLGAAGHRCWSVTWPLGSHRIACPDAVADGPRGVARMIADFIDDQGLAGCTLVGNDTGGAICQYLLRDRPELIGRVVLTNCDAFETFPPQPFAMLFALLRHRALIRPLMATMRSTALRHSPIGFGLLVGDPDPEVTASWARPTQVAAKIRADLAALLAGIDPSDLARVSPAMRDFPGPVTLVWGMADRCFTPALGRRLAAAFGDDRPGGTRFIEVDGARTFVSLDEPRAVVRAITEIAAVPAR from the coding sequence ATGAGCCTCGCCTCCCTCCCCACCGGCACCGTCGATTTCCACGTCTACGGCCCTGAGACCTCCGAACACCCGGCCGTGCTGTTCGTCCACGGCGCGGTCGTCGACCTCCAACTGTGGGACCGCGTCGCCGGCACGCTCGGTGCCGCCGGGCACCGCTGCTGGTCGGTCACGTGGCCGCTGGGCTCGCATCGCATCGCCTGCCCGGACGCCGTCGCCGACGGTCCGCGCGGCGTCGCCCGGATGATCGCCGACTTCATCGACGATCAGGGCCTGGCGGGCTGCACGCTCGTCGGCAACGACACGGGCGGCGCCATCTGCCAGTACCTGCTGCGCGACCGACCCGAACTGATCGGCCGGGTCGTCCTCACCAATTGCGACGCCTTCGAGACCTTTCCGCCGCAGCCGTTCGCGATGCTCTTCGCGCTGCTGCGGCACCGCGCGCTGATTCGCCCGCTGATGGCGACGATGCGGTCAACGGCGCTGCGGCACTCACCGATCGGCTTCGGACTGCTCGTCGGCGACCCCGACCCGGAGGTCACCGCGTCCTGGGCGCGGCCCACACAGGTCGCCGCGAAGATCCGCGCCGACCTCGCGGCGCTGCTCGCCGGGATCGACCCGTCGGACCTGGCCCGGGTGTCGCCCGCGATGCGCGACTTCCCCGGCCCCGTGACGCTGGTCTGGGGCATGGCCGATCGATGCTTCACGCCCGCGCTGGGGCGCCGGCTCGCGGCCGCGTTCGGGGACGACCGGCCGGGCGGCACGCGGTTCATCGAGGTCGACGGTGCCCGCACCTTCGTCTCACTCGACGAACCGCGAGCCGTCGTGCGGGCGATCACCGAGATCGCCGCGGTCCCAGCCCGATAG
- a CDS encoding DUF2834 domain-containing protein yields the protein MRRFYLVMMVIGTVVPWACFGGFFAAEGLDLPLFATSLFANGAAAGFTADVLLSIVVFLAWSASDARRIGVRRWWLVIPATCLVGLSLSLPLYLYLRAGRAAPEPAGGAPSVPQGAPA from the coding sequence ATGCGGCGGTTCTACCTGGTCATGATGGTGATCGGCACCGTGGTGCCGTGGGCCTGCTTCGGCGGCTTCTTCGCCGCCGAGGGCCTCGATCTCCCCCTGTTCGCGACGAGCCTGTTCGCCAACGGTGCGGCAGCGGGGTTCACGGCCGACGTGCTGCTGTCGATCGTCGTCTTCCTCGCCTGGTCGGCGAGCGACGCGCGACGGATCGGGGTCCGGCGATGGTGGCTCGTGATCCCCGCGACGTGCCTCGTCGGGCTGTCGCTCTCGCTCCCCCTGTACCTCTACCTGCGTGCGGGCCGCGCCGCCCCGGAGCCCGCCGGCGGCGCCCCGTCCGTACCGCAAGGAGCCCCCGCATGA
- a CDS encoding TetR/AcrR family transcriptional regulator yields the protein MEVNGEDRGGRRTQAERTAATRAALIAAARTLFAERGYAGVGTQAIVEAAGVTRGALYHQFGDKRGLFEAVFDAVEEETVSSAARAVLAAGDLDPVDSMLLAVDTFLEAIAAPGITRITMIDAPAVLGWEGWRARGEKYGLAVIEGLVTRAVEQGWMAPQPVRPLAHVILGMLDESALYVTRADDRDAASAEVRAVIARFIRALMRTD from the coding sequence ATGGAAGTCAATGGTGAGGATCGGGGCGGCCGCCGGACCCAGGCGGAGCGCACCGCCGCGACCCGCGCCGCGCTGATCGCCGCGGCCCGGACGCTGTTCGCGGAGCGCGGCTACGCCGGTGTCGGTACCCAGGCGATCGTCGAGGCCGCGGGCGTCACGCGCGGCGCGCTCTACCACCAGTTCGGCGACAAGCGCGGCCTGTTCGAGGCCGTCTTCGACGCGGTCGAGGAGGAGACCGTCAGCAGTGCGGCCCGTGCCGTGCTCGCGGCCGGCGACCTCGATCCGGTCGACAGCATGCTGCTCGCGGTCGACACCTTCTTGGAGGCGATCGCGGCCCCGGGCATCACGCGGATCACCATGATCGACGCGCCCGCAGTGCTCGGCTGGGAGGGCTGGCGCGCCCGCGGGGAGAAGTACGGGCTCGCCGTCATCGAGGGGCTCGTCACGCGGGCGGTCGAACAGGGCTGGATGGCGCCGCAGCCCGTCCGTCCGCTCGCGCACGTGATCCTCGGCATGCTCGACGAATCCGCCCTCTACGTGACGCGCGCCGACGACCGGGACGCGGCGTCGGCCGAGGTCCGGGCCGTGATCGCCCGATTCATCCGCGCGCTCATGCGCACGGATTGA
- the tsaB gene encoding tRNA (adenosine(37)-N6)-threonylcarbamoyltransferase complex dimerization subunit type 1 TsaB: MYVLALDTATPALTVGIVDSETGAVLARRDRTHARGHAEVLVPYLLECLADAGLERTDLGAVIVGCGPGPFTGLRVGMATGAAFGDALGIEVHGVCSLDAIAHGEPGDVVVVTDARRKEVYWARYADGVRTAGPGVLKPAELDADGARVVEGSPTPASLVAVGEHLLGTEPQPLVPLYLRRPDAVEMAARA; encoded by the coding sequence ATGTACGTGCTCGCCCTGGACACCGCCACGCCGGCGCTCACGGTGGGCATCGTCGACTCCGAGACCGGGGCCGTGCTCGCCCGCCGCGACCGCACCCACGCCCGCGGCCACGCCGAGGTGCTCGTTCCGTACCTGCTCGAATGCCTCGCCGACGCCGGGCTCGAACGCACCGACCTGGGCGCCGTCATCGTCGGCTGCGGTCCCGGTCCGTTCACCGGCCTGCGGGTCGGCATGGCCACCGGAGCCGCGTTCGGCGACGCCCTCGGCATCGAGGTGCACGGCGTGTGCAGCCTCGACGCCATCGCGCACGGCGAGCCCGGCGATGTGGTGGTCGTGACCGACGCCCGGCGCAAGGAGGTCTACTGGGCCCGGTACGCCGACGGTGTCCGGACCGCGGGCCCGGGCGTCCTCAAACCCGCCGAGCTCGACGCCGACGGCGCCCGCGTCGTCGAGGGCTCGCCCACGCCGGCGAGTCTCGTCGCGGTGGGCGAGCATCTGCTCGGCACCGAGCCGCAGCCGCTCGTACCGCTCTACCTGCGCCGCCCCGACGCCGTCGAAATGGCCGCGCGTGCCTGA
- the rimI gene encoding ribosomal protein S18-alanine N-acetyltransferase, giving the protein MPDIPIGPLRPDEAERCAELETVLFAGDSPWPASAFTPERHTRFFAARDETAGGRLVGYAGIGLLGNTFFPESEVLTIGVDPEYQGRGVGYALLRTLLDEADRHGGAVFLEVRTDNDTARTLYERNGFATVGVRKNYYRPSGADAYTMKREAQGQR; this is encoded by the coding sequence GTGCCTGATATCCCGATCGGACCGCTGCGTCCCGACGAGGCCGAGCGCTGCGCGGAACTGGAGACCGTCCTGTTCGCCGGCGACAGCCCGTGGCCCGCATCGGCGTTCACGCCCGAGCGGCACACCCGCTTCTTCGCCGCGCGCGATGAGACCGCGGGCGGCAGGCTCGTCGGCTATGCCGGGATCGGCCTGCTGGGCAACACCTTCTTCCCCGAGTCCGAGGTCCTCACCATCGGGGTCGACCCCGAGTACCAGGGCAGGGGAGTGGGGTACGCGCTCCTGCGCACCCTCCTCGACGAGGCCGACCGTCACGGCGGCGCCGTCTTCCTCGAGGTGCGCACGGACAACGACACCGCCCGGACCCTGTACGAGCGCAACGGCTTCGCCACCGTCGGGGTGCGGAAGAACTACTACCGGCCGTCCGGGGCCGACGCGTACACGATGAAGCGGGAAGCGCAGGGACAGCGATGA
- the tsaD gene encoding tRNA (adenosine(37)-N6)-threonylcarbamoyltransferase complex transferase subunit TsaD — MIVMGVESSCDETGVGIVEWDPESRTARLLADEVASSQDEHARYGGVVPEVASRAHLEAIVPTMHRALAAAGVDRPDALAVTIGPGLAGALLVGVAAAKAYAAAWDVPFYGLNHLGGHVAVDTLEHGPMPPCIALLVSGGHTHLLHVTDLGAPITELGTTVDDAAGEAFDKVARLLGLGYPGGPVIDRLAREGDPNAIRFPRAMTRQQDARHDFSFSGLKTAVARHVEAENAAGRPLNVPDIAASFQEAVADVLTFKAIRAAQDVGVETMVLGGGATANSRIRSLAQERCDAAGIELRVPKPRLCTDNGVMIAALGAHVIDADPTPTDLGAATDPGLSVRLTKL; from the coding sequence ATGATCGTGATGGGTGTCGAGAGCTCGTGCGACGAGACGGGCGTGGGCATCGTCGAGTGGGATCCGGAGTCGAGGACGGCGAGGCTGCTCGCCGACGAGGTCGCCTCCTCGCAGGACGAGCACGCCCGGTACGGCGGCGTGGTGCCCGAGGTCGCCTCGCGGGCGCACCTCGAGGCCATCGTCCCGACGATGCACCGCGCGCTCGCCGCCGCCGGCGTCGACCGGCCGGACGCCCTCGCCGTCACCATCGGGCCCGGCCTCGCGGGAGCCCTCCTCGTGGGCGTCGCCGCGGCGAAGGCCTACGCGGCCGCGTGGGACGTCCCCTTCTACGGCCTCAACCACCTCGGCGGTCACGTCGCCGTCGACACGCTCGAGCACGGCCCGATGCCGCCGTGCATCGCCCTGCTGGTCTCCGGAGGGCACACGCACCTGCTGCACGTGACCGACCTCGGCGCCCCCATCACCGAGCTCGGCACCACGGTCGACGACGCCGCGGGCGAGGCCTTCGACAAGGTCGCGCGCCTCCTCGGCCTCGGCTACCCCGGCGGACCCGTGATCGACCGGTTGGCGCGCGAGGGCGACCCGAACGCCATCCGCTTCCCGCGCGCCATGACGCGGCAGCAGGACGCGCGGCACGACTTCTCGTTCAGCGGGCTCAAGACCGCGGTCGCCCGCCACGTCGAGGCGGAGAACGCCGCGGGACGTCCCCTGAACGTTCCGGACATCGCCGCGTCCTTCCAGGAGGCGGTCGCGGACGTGTTGACCTTCAAGGCGATCCGCGCCGCGCAGGACGTCGGCGTCGAGACGATGGTGCTCGGCGGCGGTGCCACCGCGAACTCCCGCATCCGCTCGCTCGCGCAGGAGCGCTGCGACGCGGCGGGTATCGAACTGCGCGTGCCGAAGCCGCGGCTGTGCACCGACAACGGCGTGATGATCGCCGCACTCGGTGCCCACGTGATCGACGCGGATCCGACGCCCACCGACCTCGGTGCCGCGACCGACCCGGGACTCTCGGTCAGGCTGACGAAGCTGTAG
- a CDS encoding MarR family winged helix-turn-helix transcriptional regulator yields MDDAARRLEREINALGRHMRARPRSMELHLDRSAYVLLLLLDYAGPSTLKEIATELELEQSTVNRQVNKAIEHGLLETDGAVSGPKRICATDAGRAAFHRDRDVKLRGIGSILADLDEADREALISGLTALNAALGARAAES; encoded by the coding sequence ATGGACGACGCGGCGCGCCGCCTCGAGCGGGAGATCAACGCCCTCGGGCGGCACATGCGGGCGCGCCCGCGGTCGATGGAGTTGCACCTCGACCGGTCCGCGTACGTCCTGCTCCTGCTCCTCGACTACGCGGGCCCGAGCACGCTCAAGGAGATCGCGACCGAGCTCGAACTCGAGCAGTCCACCGTGAACCGTCAGGTCAACAAGGCCATCGAGCACGGCCTGCTCGAAACCGACGGTGCGGTGTCCGGCCCGAAGCGCATCTGCGCGACCGACGCGGGCCGCGCCGCCTTCCACCGCGATCGCGACGTGAAGCTGCGGGGCATCGGCTCGATCCTGGCCGACCTCGACGAGGCCGACCGGGAGGCGCTCATCTCCGGCCTCACGGCGCTCAACGCGGCGCTGGGGGCCCGCGCCGCGGAGTCCTGA